GTCGATGTCCTTGCCGCTCGAGTCGGCGATCATCCGCTCCAGCAGCTCGCGCATGCGCAGGATCTCGTTGGCCTGGATCTCGATGTCGGAGGTCTGGCCGAACGTGCCCTCGGTGTAGGGCTGGTGGATGAGGATGCGGCTGTTGGGCAGCGCCATCCGCTTGCCCTTGGCGCCGGCGCCCAGCAGGATCGCGGCCGCCGAGGCCGCCTGGCCCAGGCACACCGTCTGCACGTCGGGCTTGATGAAGCGCATCGTGTCGTAGATCGCGGTCAGCGCGGTGAACGAGCCACCGGGGCTGTTGATGTAGATGCTGATGTCGGTGTCGGGGTTCATCGTCTCCAGGCACATCAGCTGGGCGATCACCGCGTTGGCGACGTCGTCGCTGATCGGCGTGCCGAGGTAAATGATGCGCTCCTCGAACAGCTTGGCGTAGGGGTCGATGCGGCGGAAGCC
This genomic stretch from Nocardioides renjunii harbors:
- a CDS encoding ATP-dependent Clp protease proteolytic subunit, encoding MNYYIPQWEERTSYGFRRIDPYAKLFEERIIYLGTPISDDVANAVIAQLMCLETMNPDTDISIYINSPGGSFTALTAIYDTMRFIKPDVQTVCLGQAASAAAILLGAGAKGKRMALPNSRILIHQPYTEGTFGQTSDIEIQANEILRMRELLERMIADSSGKDIDQVSRDIERDKILTAEQAVEYGLIDAVIESRKGAPALV